AGgacagaatttaaaaaaaaaatctttactcCAGACAAGATTTTTGCTATGTTTGGAAAAATCCTCAATATGATCCAAAGCAGTTCCTAGCAGTCCAGAGGGGGAACCGTCCAGGCCAGAGGGACATTGAAATGTCAGGGGGCCCAAAATTTTTATTGGGACCCCTGATAGTCCCTGCCAACCTGTCTCTAATTTTAATCTTGTAATACAGGATCATGAAGGGCATGAACCCTCTGGTCCTACCAGACAACCATGGTCATCAGTCATCTGCCTCTAGTTACCCCTCCAGGACCAGAATGTATACAGAACACAGGTCTTCATcaaaaaaacaagctaaaatgttaaaaactttTACAAAATGTGTCTATAAAAGCCAGTCACAGGAACACAGATGTAAACATGGAACcaataaaaatctaaatgagGTCAAAGTTTTGCCCCTCAGTCCGACTGATCACAGGATTAATCCCACAGGAaacttaaaagataaaaaaaaaaacacaaaatatgcGCGACTGTTTTAAGACTTCTGATAAAAATAAGAATCCCAGAACAAGAATCGCATGTGTCCAAAAGCCAGTCCGTTGTATCCTTATAGCTTAATAGAACAAATAGTCCATGTTTAATCTTTGTGGTTAGGTCCTCTGTCCAGCCCGAGCAGGAAGCGCGAAGAATAGCAGGAAAAATCATAAAAAACCCGACTCATAGGACGAGAAAGGAGAGtcgtttaaaatgtacattttaaacaactcaAGAACTAAAACAAAACACTTCAGTGTTTACACCTACCTCTCCTTTACATGTCTAATTAAAAAGATCCGAGTTTTTTCTTGACTCGGACGTGCTTAACTTGTTGCTGCCTCTACAGAGTTTTGAAACAGGAAGCACTAACACCAACACTGAAAAATCGGTCTGACCTGTTCATACAACTAAGAAACGAGCCGTTTACTGCGTTTCCTGCAAATGCGTGTCATAATTCTGCCATTTATATATCAAATAAAGCGTCCTTTCAGCTAATCCTAAAGTCCTTCTGCTTTACTGACACCCGCACTATTGGCAGATGGGCGGAGCTACGGCTTTTTCCTATTCGTTTAGTCCCAAATCACATAAAACTCACTGGATTAGTTCCCTAAACAGGATGCATCGTTTAGCTGTACGAGCCCAAACAAGTGCACCACCACAGTGCAATAACAGACTTTATTGAGCTGTTGAAGACATTCTCGGATCAGACGAGAGCTTTCAGTCTCCCGCTTGAATCACGAACAGCTTGCTAAACCCTTTATAAGTGAACTACATAGGTGCCTACAACGCCACTGTTGTAACCTCAATCTAGTTCACTACTTAGTATATTATAAGCAGATTGGGAGGTCTACCAGCAGAAGGATCAGAGAGAGCGATACTCTATTTCTCTGTCTTCTAAAGTCAAGAAAACATTGATAGAACATAAATATGATTTTATAATCCttaattattctattttatattcattgaatttatattttattacaacccTAACTTAAAATAGTTGGAATAGtgggaaaatgttatttaatctatttattaggattttaacgtcgtgttttacacactttggttacattcatgataaaaACGGTATTTACTCGTCACACAAGATTTAtaagtgtcaaacacagtcatggccaattcacttcacctgcatgtctttcgactgtgggaggaaaccggaactcccgcaggaaatccacacagacacaaggagaacatgcaaagtccacacagaaaggacccagactgccccatctggggatcgaacccaggaccagtgttgccaactcctcagtaaggaaagtagctattggctgtcctaaaagtcgctagaagtcgctaaatgacgtcattgcctaatttgcatatgatcatttgcatgtaattgacgctgtagaagaggaataacatcgtgggaaagacaaaaagtgggtaaaaaaaacaccctaaatatgtttagaactacaaatgaacattcttctgttaattcgtggtttgtttttgttttttaagaaaatactgagctactctgggcagggttgccagattgcgacagtaattttcagccaaaatgcatgaaaaaacgcccaaaacacaggataagcagatggtgtttagcatttcacaaataataaaccagttaaaccatcatgacctacaaattaatatcttaaaatgtacagatcagtaattatacattataaaggacaaattttttttgcttgcatgtctttaaagtagcctgccaagtttgtaaaatgcattatttgttaggacacaaccctttgcatgtaaataaaaataaacttgcaagcaatgaaagttcaacctctcgtacatatgagacttgcttaccttcatattcaactcaaatcacttgtctaacatatgaatcactgtattgatgggcgtggcaacagtgtcttggactggaaagaataacctgtcaatcaaacttttgacaacgggttggatgtggtgggagaaggtagggagaagggagacctatttatattccacctgctttagcaatagctttttttatttatattttaagctgccaaaataattacaaaccaggccaaattttgtccacctgccaaagtgtgtttttccctgccaatttccaacaaaatccgctcattttggtggaaacccgcccaatctggcaacactgactgtgatactgaccgcccgtgcttgaggacagtaactgcagaacaatgtgtgttttcacgttcgagtctccaaaagtctccaataacaccagaaaaagtcgctagatttgtcgctagtcgcttttttgaaaaaaagtcgctagaggggtctgaaaagtcgctaaatatagcgacaaagtcgctaagttggcaacactgcccAGGACATCCAAGCTGGTATGTATggaaaataaatttttattgtactatacactgaccaggcataacattatgaccactgacaggtgaagtgaataacactgatgatctcttcatcatggcacctgttagtgggtgggatatattaggcagcaagtgaacattttatcctcaaagttgatgttagaagcaggacaaatgggcaagcgtaaggatttgaacgagtttgataagagccaaattgtgatggctagacgactgggtcagagcatctccaaaactgcagctcttgtggggtgttcccagtctgcagtggtcagtatctattaaaagtcgtccaaggctcattgatccatggaggccccacctcacaacttacaggatctgctgctaacatcttggtgccagataccacagcacaccttcaggggtatagtggagtccatgcctcaatgggtTAGGgcagttttggcagcaaaagcggGACCAacgcaatattaggaaggtggtcaaaatgttatgcctgatcggtgtatatgacaaataaagacattataTTCTATGGGATTCACCAACAATCTCAGATAAGTTGCTGCTTATTAATTTGAAAAGGGTTAAAcactacagtgctgtgaaaaaaatattcaaaacctatatcacccatgtgaaaaagCAATTCTCCccaaacctaataactggttgtgccacccttggcaggAATTACTGCAAGCAAATATTTGAGATGACTGGAAAATGAGTTTTTGTACATTGCTGTAGCCGAATTTAGGCTCATCtttgtaaaaatgttttattcggCTACACTGAAGACTTTTTAGCACAAACTGCCTATTAaaggtcttgccacagcatctcgATTTAAGTAATTTctttgactaggccactccaaaaccttaattaggtttatttttagccatttagaggtggacttgcttgtgGGCTTTAAATCATTTCCTGCTGCATAACCTAATAAATATACTTGAACTTTAGATCCCAAACTCATGgccattcacagcactgcatcTACAAACAAGTGAAAACTTTACAGTTTTACTGTGAGAAGGAGGGTTGACGAAGGGAGACAGTTGCCAATTCTTCCAGAAGTACATTCAGTCCAAGGTTAGATCAATAATGCATAGAGATACAGTGCTGTATAAAGTATTTGCCCCAATTTCtcctatttttgcatatttgacacacttatacaaccccaaatcagaaaaaattgggacagtatggaaaatgcaaataaaataaaaatgcagtgtttcttacatttactttgacttttatttgattgcagacaggatgaacccaagatatttcatgttttgtctgctcaactttatttcatttgttaatatacctccattcctgcatttcaggcctgcaacacattccaaaaaaagttgggacggggcagtttagggctagtaattagggatgcaccgatccaatattaagatcggatatcggtcccgatattaccaaaatgagatagATCGGGTATCGGATAATTAGGCCAATCCATGGGGCCAAtacgctgcctcagtagagaggattctaataagtcaatattATTCGAAGCGCTTCCATGgagtttcgcgtttagcatttagcatcttgccattaaaaccaatgaattgaggtagcacagcacgctaacgtcaatataacacctcccttcatgtaccgataacggttacatttcctgacaagctcgaacttgcaaataaaaacactcggtacaactTTATACacgttaaaaatcagtaatattttatttacgtttgataataactccattcgtttctccgccccgtcagccatgtttattttcctgcacaattgtttattattttattgacaaataaatagcagttcagtacatttatatctgtgttaattatatattttgttttgcaatctTAGTAATGTTAAAgtcaatcctgatgccttaatttttatttaatttttaagtttattaattcaacaatggtatcggatcggtatcgggtatcgaccgatatgcaaagtatatgtatcggatcggtatcggaactgaaaaagttggatcagTGCATCCctactagtaatgaggtaaaaaactaaataatgatgtgattccaaacaagtgatgtcaacaggtgattgtaatcatggtttggtacaaaagcagcatccaggaaaggctgagtctttgatgagcaaagttgattagaggatctccagtttgtccacaaatgtgtgagaaaatgattaaaatgtttaaaaacaatgaacctcaaagaaattgagattggaagggatttgcatatttctccctctacagtgcataatatcattaaaccattcaaggaatcaggaggaattttagtgggtaaaggccaagggtgcaagcttaagctgaacactcgtgatcttcgatccctcagacggcactgcatcaagaaccaccactcaacaatagctgatataaccacatggtgagggattactttggcaaacctttgtcaagcactacaatacagagttacatgcacaaatgccacttaaaactttactgtgcaaaaaagaagccttatgtgtTAAcgatgtccagaagcggtgtcaagTTTTCTGGGctttgaggcatctaggatggaccatcacacagtgaaaacgtgtattgtggtcacatgaatcagtattccagatcttttttttggaaaaaatggaccccatgtgctccggaccaaagacgaaaaggaccatccagactgttatcagctacaagtccaaaagccagggtctgtcatggtatggggctgtgtcagtgcctgcagtcctgacctgtccccaatagagaatgtgaggagaattttgaaatgaaaaaatgtgacaacgacgaccccgtactgttgcacatcttaagacatgtttgcaggaaaaatgagacaaaataaaagctgaaacactaaatcacttagtatcctcggtgccaaaacttcttttaagtgtggtgaaaaggaatggcaacattacaaagtggtaaatgctttactgtcccaactttttttggaatgtgttgcaggcctgaaatgcaggaatggatgtttattaataaatgaaattaagttgagcagataaaacatgaaatatctcaggttcatcctgtctgttatgaaataaaaaaaaaagaagaaaaaaaaactttgacttttattatttgcattttacatgctgtcccaactttttctgatctggggttgtaTGTTTCCGATCATCAAactgtttcttttattttgagGTTTATCtttatggtaggtgtagcttctAAAATAATCAGTAAATGTACATACCAGATAAGTGTACATAAAGTAGTGCTTGGTAAAAGCACCAAAAGCGCTGATTAGAATGTATTATGGTGACTGACACACTGCCATTTCCAAATAAAGCCCCCAGTTATCAAGCTCTTACAAGACCTATTTgtattgttaaaaaataaaataaaaatttcaaTAAATATATGGTATTTTAGAACAGGTCAGCagtactaaaaataaaataatctctTTCTAAACTTTACAACAAGCATACTGGAGTTTATTGTGAAAGCAAAACCACTTCAGTCCTTAATATACTGCTCAAAAAGTTAGAAAAACATTTAATTGTAACAGTATAACACAAAGTCAATTACACTTCAGCAATATCAGTCTGTCCAgttggaaaaaataaacaattgtgAATCAGTTTTAGCTGCTTTGGTTTACATGAAATAACaacagatgcagcaaaacaaccCCCAAAAAGAGATTGGTTCTGCTTTGCAATTATAATCAACTGCAATTACTCTCTTCTGGTCAATTCCGGTGGCATAGTGCAGCATCTGTAGCCCTTTCAGTTTGCACAAGTAGTCCAGCTCCTTTCAGGATAAGATGGTTTGCTGCGTCTCCCAGCACAGTCTCAAGACCATGGGGGGGGATATCAGGACGTGGGCCATTACACAAAGAGAGTTAGACAAGGTGTAGAAGTGCATCAACCCAGCAGCAAGACCggtatctgctcctttgtgtaaggaggaacaggaggagcactGCCAGAGCCCTACAAAATGACCTCTAGCAGGCTACTGGCATGCATGTTTCTAACCAAACTTTTAAAAACAGATTCCATGAGGGCTTGACGCCCTCTAGTGGGGTCTATGCTGATAGTCCAGCACAGCATAGCTCAGTTGGCATTCACTAGAGAATTCCAAAAATGGCAGGGCCACCACTGGCACCCAATTCTCTTCacagatgagagcaggttcacactgaACACAAGTGACAGACATAAGGCAGTCTGGGGATGATATGGTGAACGTTATGCTGCCTGTAACATTATCTAGCATGACCAGTTTGGCGGTATGTCAGTGATAGTCTGAGGAGGCATAGGCCTGGAGGATTGCACAAACCTTCATGTGGTAGCCAACAGTACCCTGACTTCTGTTAGGTACAGGGATAAAATCTTTAGAGCAATTGTCTGACCTTACACTGGAGCagtgggtcctgggttcatCCTGGCACAGAACAGTGCCTAGCCTCatgtggccagagtgtgtaggcagttcctggatGACAACAAAGAAattgatgccattgactggccCTCATGTTTCCAAGACCTAAATCCAACTGAAAACTTCTGGGCTATTTTCTACCAGTGCATCCAACAAGGCTAAGTAGCCCCACAAACTGTCTaaaagctcactgatgccctgatccaggtctgggagaTGCCACAGGACACCATCCATTATCCTACCATGAGCATGCCTGACATTTTTAGGACTGCGTACCAGCACTTGGGGGCACATGATGAAATTCGTGCTAAATGGATCAGcctgtattttaaattttttacttgATTTTTGGTGTGATTTTGAATCAAGGCCTCAGTaggttgatgattttggttttTACTGACCATTGTTACATCATCTTGTTTTCaacaaattacacaatttatattAGTAAAGCTTCTTAACTTGATCATACAGTACTATAAAAGTGGGCAAttaagtttttttatattcatgtttgccagtagtgtgtaacagtggCTGTACTTTATAAAACCTGAATACACAGAATTGATTGTTCTAGGTCACTGGGTCTAAAAAAAACTCATGAATCACGGTTAGGAGTTACagcagcaaaaacaaatacacatagttttaatacagttttttttttttacattttttagacATAATATTTAGCAAATATGGAAAAAATTATTGGGACACCCAATACTACTTTTCTGCATTCATGTGtcaattgctaacagatgtaatatccttcaaactttgcagcaacagtttagggaagaccctttcatgttccagcattactgtgcacctgtccacaaagcaaagtctatcaagacCTGTATAAATGTTTGGTTTAAATAACCTTCAGTGGTCTGCCCGTATACCGCCCGTACAGCTttggaactggaacatcaattgtttgtttgtttattaggattttaacgtcatgttttacactttggttatattcatgacaggaacggtagttactcattacacaagattcatcagttcacaagtttcgaacacagtcctggacaattttgcgtctccaattcacctcacttgcatgtctttggactgtgggaggaaactggaacacccggagtaaacccacgcagacacggggagaacatgcaaactccacacagaaaggacccagaccgccccacctggggatcgaacccaggaccttcttgccattaattaaagctttcttgaaCAATATCTGTagccagccatacaaatgctccattgactgaataggcacaaattcccacagaaaaactgccaagtcAAAACTTCAAAATGTCTAGTCATTTATCATTTCTATGTCATTTATCATGGATTTGAAGAAGAGGTAGGTGTGATATTTTGGTAATGCAGCTCACATAGTGCTAACTGGAAGCAAATTTTTAGACAGTTCCCATATCTATTAAAAAAGACTAATGGagaaaaatattgtttatttgcttTTGCAAAAGTGAATATAATTTCAGCTCTAGCAGACACAAGGTgaactattctattatatttttgtttccCACATCAACCACTGGATCTTAAATTATCTGCTATGAATCTGCCATGTATGCATTTATTAGCAGTAAAGATTTGGGTAAAATGAAAGGTTCTTGGGGAAGTGCCTCTAAAGtgacataaaaaaaatgtaaagtaaGCCTGACATGATCTTTGCTTTCTTACAGGCTTCTAAAACATGACATGATCACAAATATTTATCCTTTAGTATGTTCTACATGTATTTTCACAAAAGAACACTGAGTAGTGCACCTTTATCtttatgtagaaaaaaaaaacatgtaaagtaGTATACTGAAATCTGCACTTTATTTCACtcataaaaaataagaatgttaaaaatgttaaaagtttTACATACAGCCTCTGAGGAATCAAATTTTACACTACCGGAGAAGAAAGACAGGCACAAAAACCAGAACCAGAAGTTCAGCTCCTCACAGCCCTcacacataacattaaaactatttaaaatatcAAGAATACCACTGAAATAGATGTGCATTTGGTTGTAGAGTTAGTTGGTACAGGATGTTGGAGCTGTCTACTGAGTTTATGCATTACTTTGTAAAGAGCAAGAATGCTTAATGTAACATCTTTAAGGTTACAACTACGGAGAATATCGTCTTTAGAAAATAAggtaaagaaaacaaacattaaaacttTAAGGAACTGAACAACTTTACATGGCGGgaaaatgttcatgttgtgtAAATAAGAAAATTGGGTAAAAACTGGGTACATTCTGATTAAACTTTAAATGAAAGATGTTGCTTTGCTTtagattatttcatttaataaaattcAAACTAAAATGACAACAGACAGTACGCATTTGCTCTTAAAAGAGGGGGAGAAATTAGAAACAATTCTTTAGTCAGTGATCAGCTACTGAAGGAATAATAAATGGTAAACTAAAGAAAAGTGCAGAACATGTTCATcctatgttaaaaaaaatttaggCTTGGAATGATTTTCCTAACCGCAGACCCAGTCAAGACAAGAAAGCAATAAATTCTGAGTTTTAAAAAAACAGCCTAAACCAAAAACTCCTGTTTTCATTTCTCCTTGACAATAAAATAAGAAttctaaaacaaattaaaactcATAGCTAATATACAACCCATTCTTCTTCTGGTGCTGAGGCTGCAGGTTTGTTAGCGTCCTTCTGTGAATTAACTCACAagttttttttccacttttcaTCGATTTGCAGCCAAATAAGAACaatttgaaaataaatgtaaaaagataaGAGGGGAGAGAAACAGCTAAGAGTCATAGTCTTCATCATCAGCGTGATCATCTTTGTGCAGCACCGTAGCAGGAGGGGGTGGCATCACTCCCAGAACTGAAGGATGGGGTGTGAAAGAGCTGATGGGCATTGAGAAAGCAGCCTGAGGCACACCCAAGGGCATGGGCATGTACTGAGGGGTCAAGTCGGGACTGGTCATGAAGATAGAAAAGTAGTGTGAGAAAACCAGTTTAGAGCTAAAggaaatacagtacatcacactcaaatcatatttatttagacattttaaaatTAAGAAAAGCAAATTGACATTCATCAAGGTTTCTTCTGTATATTTATGGAGTGTTCCACCATTGTTTACTATGCAAATAGTAAGTGATTCCACTGTACCTAGAAAacaatgtttgtgtgtgagtatacctgtgtacatgtatacatgtataCCTGTGGAATACTgcctggttgtgtgtgttgggCTGAGACAATTCCTCATCCTCTCCATCTGTCTCGCTGTCTTCAGAATCATCCTTAAAATTGCAATAGTAACTGTGTCAGATCATTAACAACTTAAACCCCTCAAAacacttttgactgaatggcacCTGATTACAATATCACAATGTTTTCACTGGCACTTTAAGTTAAAATTTTAGCCATAAAATTGAAGGCCTGAGAATATCCTAAAACAGTGGTGCAAACTACTTAGCAAAAAAGTGCATTATAAGTATCCTTAGTTAACCTAAGTGAGACCTGCCCAAAGTCTGACCTGGGAGCTAAATGCAGATTCTTCTACTGTTGATTAAAATATaggaggcctgtaatttttaacCAAAAGTTGCATTCATAAACAGAACAAGTATTGCATATTTTCCATAAGACCCTTTACAAAAGAGCAAGTATGACTCTCaacctgatcaacacattattcctcaaccaaggcaccatcaatcagccagcaaaggtcaaaactgcatcagttatgaggtccctgcaccagctcccaccctgtatgaacaacaagccagtggttgttcatgtagccgcccagcccagccggatggcagagctgagtttcaaactcaagatattttttatttagtttaaccTGTTAGCAACTACGACAAATTTTTATGGCATGCATCTGGTTCTCTATAAAAGTCTATTTATAGTTCATAGTACATAGATCATTTGTTCTGCCTAGCAGAGTGCCAGTTCAATGTTCAGTCTCAATATTTAATGCATCTAGGaattttaatgctttattagGTGTGGTTTGTCAGGCTTGCCATAGGCAGGGCCACTTTTCTTCCAACAGGAACTTTATGGTGAGCCTTGTATGCCCTATGCTgcactgtgtgtatattatttggtCCCACCAGCCATTTTCCAGTAGTGTTGGTTGTTTTCCTCTGGTGGGGTGATTATGTATAACACCCTATGTAATGTTTGTGGGATTGATTGCGAGACAGAAATTCTCAGCTAACATGAGTCTGACCCCACAAacaaacttcatattaatgccaatgGTTTAGAATAAAATGTCCCACAAACAGTACAGTGTGACTGAAACAACACAGAACCAAGCAATCATGAACTTGGTACTGACCTCTTGTTCAGTATCTGTACCAGACAGTTTCTTGTCTTTGCCTTTGGCTCCTGCTCCTCCATTCTTGCGCCCTGATCCAGGCTTCCGGCCTCTGCaagacaaaatattttaaaattatacaacCAAACTTCTTTCAAACCTGTACTGTTATAGATCACAACAACACAGCATGTTAgatcagcggtccccaaccttttttgcaccacggaccggtttcatataagatataatttcacggccCGGCGAAGGCAGGAGTATTTAAccatactgctcacaaatgattgaaaatgagctttttttcgctgcaacgagactctgctcccacctaggggtgataagagacaataacacccgaataacacctgaaatataagcagtgaaaactgcttttctatcAATCTCTAATTActaattctttctgtgtggcccagtAATAGATGACCCATGGACCAGGCCCGGTGGTTGGAGACCACTGTGTTAGATGGATGCAGAAAACGAAAGCCCtcattagggctggcaccgatccgatactcggtatcggtccgatattggcccaaatcactggatcggatatcgaaaggaaaaaaaacgtgtaatttgatctgatactgttgcttaatgtaaataacacttaacgtAAATAGCGTAAAACGTAAATCTACTACTgctacatctaaaaacactgttttacggcATCTCGtataaagtgtctacaattggaagttgtggatgtcaatcaaacgcgatggaccaattagaactgACGCAGAGTTTgtttgagattttccgttaaagttccgTCACGTTtatagatta
The sequence above is drawn from the Trichomycterus rosablanca isolate fTriRos1 chromosome 14, fTriRos1.hap1, whole genome shotgun sequence genome and encodes:
- the drap1 gene encoding dr1-associated corepressor, encoding MPSKKKKYNARFPPARIKKIMQTDEEIGKVAAAVPVIISRALELFLESLLTKACHITQSRNAKTMTTSHLKQCIELEQQFDFLKDLVAAVPDMQGEGDENHAEGTEKIPRRGRKPGSGRKNGGAGAKGKDKKLSGTDTEQEDDSEDSETDGEDEELSQPNTHNQAVFHSPDLTPQYMPMPLGVPQAAFSMPISSFTPHPSVLGVMPPPPATVLHKDDHADDEDYDS